One Roseimaritima multifibrata DNA window includes the following coding sequences:
- a CDS encoding leucine-rich repeat domain-containing protein, with protein sequence MTSRPKVSPFICRVLTACLFVFTFSPLVYGQQGIFEPLAKMRAKLQATPNPVTPKPFPLINRQSPAGTPQAAPKPAKPKGPVQSAEAVSALQDAGFSLTMDSNGNVVEIAAGGETDLSESFTAFAGLPHVRIVRLSGPGLKDKGLESLAKLTNLTRLDLSDAAITDKTLKTIGKLENLEALFLRRTGISNDGLALLSGLPKLRAIDVRNTNIGDAGMKHLAKIKSLADIQLEKSKVTDAGVADLANLKLKSINVNYCTSIGDPSLVVFGAMPTLESIQMDACQISDEGMKEVAKLTKLKRLRIRETDITGKGFENVAKLDRLDRLELRNTSIDDAGIKIIAGLPNVTYLDLSECRLISPEAFAELKTLTKLRFLNLWETKFDDEGLQALGGLTALEDLNLKSCSITDASLDSLMKFQKLKRLNVAGTLLNDDSVRKLASLPQLTWLNIANISSIGFDVIDEVIEKYPNLSLVEYENG encoded by the coding sequence GTGACCAGCCGCCCCAAAGTAAGTCCATTCATCTGCCGAGTGCTGACAGCCTGCCTATTCGTATTTACGTTTAGCCCGCTGGTTTACGGACAACAAGGGATTTTTGAACCCTTGGCTAAGATGCGTGCCAAGCTACAAGCGACCCCCAATCCAGTCACTCCCAAACCCTTCCCGCTCATCAACCGGCAATCTCCAGCAGGAACGCCCCAAGCGGCTCCCAAACCAGCCAAACCCAAGGGCCCCGTTCAATCCGCCGAAGCGGTCAGCGCTTTGCAGGATGCCGGTTTTTCACTGACGATGGACTCGAATGGCAACGTTGTCGAAATCGCTGCCGGTGGGGAAACAGACCTCTCGGAATCGTTCACCGCCTTTGCTGGCCTCCCGCATGTACGGATCGTCCGTTTGTCGGGACCGGGACTAAAAGACAAAGGCCTGGAATCCCTTGCCAAGCTGACAAATCTGACTCGCCTGGACCTAAGCGATGCCGCAATCACCGACAAAACGCTGAAGACGATCGGCAAACTGGAAAACCTGGAAGCATTGTTCTTGCGGCGGACGGGAATTTCCAATGACGGGCTAGCGCTCCTTTCCGGCCTGCCAAAATTACGGGCTATCGACGTTCGGAATACCAACATCGGCGACGCTGGCATGAAACACCTAGCCAAAATCAAATCGTTGGCCGACATCCAGCTAGAAAAATCGAAGGTAACCGATGCAGGCGTTGCCGATCTGGCAAACCTGAAACTGAAATCGATCAACGTCAATTACTGCACCTCGATCGGCGACCCCTCGCTTGTGGTCTTTGGGGCGATGCCAACGCTGGAATCCATCCAGATGGATGCCTGCCAGATCAGTGACGAAGGCATGAAAGAAGTCGCAAAACTGACAAAACTAAAACGCTTGCGAATTCGTGAAACCGATATCACTGGCAAAGGTTTTGAAAACGTTGCCAAACTGGATCGCCTTGACCGCTTAGAACTGCGGAATACTTCGATCGACGATGCAGGCATCAAAATTATCGCCGGCCTGCCAAATGTCACCTACCTCGATTTGAGCGAGTGCCGTCTGATCAGTCCCGAAGCCTTCGCAGAACTGAAAACGTTGACCAAGCTTCGTTTCTTGAACCTCTGGGAAACCAAATTTGACGACGAAGGGTTGCAGGCCCTCGGTGGATTGACCGCCCTGGAAGACCTCAACCTGAAATCATGCTCGATCACAGACGCTTCGCTTGATTCGCTAATGAAGTTCCAAAAACTGAAACGTTTGAATGTTGCTGGGACTCTTCTAAATGACGATAGCGTTCGCAAATTGGCTTCGCTTCCCCAGCTGACATGGTTGAATATCGCCAACATTTCAAGCATCGGATTTGACGTGATCGATGAAGTCATCGAAAAGTATCCGAACCTCAGTTTGGTCGAATACGAAAACGGCTAA
- a CDS encoding DUF4153 domain-containing protein yields the protein MYKNPIRPLWERWEESPINFKEIAAVIAIVAVSDRLIYHSGGYSGYAVALAAIAILIAFGVYRPRFGIPTVACITILAMLILRLVWQGSGLAFWIGLGMIPAFVYALANFVPYTPDWLYYVGSLPLISYRRIACYLDGYYHGRQQTNPKRWLNLGLPLVVLILFGGIFILANPSLIEYVSNAATRFGNSLIDLLKNLSVAEILFCMMVGYLGFGSVRPRLVKPRPEITTLATAAEEQPSSLYVPFRNSLLTVVALFGVYLCFEFSTLWFRDFPEGFYYAGYAHRGAAWLTIALGLATVVLSFIFRGDTLLDPRRSLLRKLAWAWSLQNLLLALSVYNRMAIYIDFNGMTRMRTIGLFGITTVLVGFVFVLIKIIQERSFLWLLRRQLWVLSLAVVIYALLPVDWLVHRYNVKQVMAGEIAPAVQISVHPINNEGYLALFPLLNHDDEIVRNGIQAMLAKRYQFLQSQRQDSVHQTKWTAYQGAEVTLWNRLTAEQAVFQSYLDDQAAQDLAIKMFDQHVAEWY from the coding sequence ATGTATAAAAATCCAATCCGCCCGCTTTGGGAACGCTGGGAAGAGTCGCCAATCAACTTCAAGGAAATCGCTGCGGTCATAGCAATCGTCGCGGTTTCGGATCGGCTGATCTACCACAGCGGCGGATACAGCGGGTATGCGGTCGCTTTGGCGGCCATCGCGATCTTAATCGCGTTTGGCGTCTATCGGCCGCGTTTTGGAATTCCTACCGTCGCTTGTATCACGATTCTTGCGATGCTGATTTTGCGACTGGTCTGGCAGGGGTCAGGGCTGGCTTTTTGGATCGGCCTGGGAATGATCCCTGCATTCGTGTACGCCCTCGCCAACTTCGTCCCCTACACGCCCGACTGGCTGTATTACGTTGGCAGTTTACCGCTAATCAGCTATCGACGTATCGCCTGTTATCTGGACGGGTACTACCACGGTCGCCAACAAACCAATCCCAAACGCTGGCTGAATTTGGGGCTGCCGCTGGTAGTGCTGATCTTGTTTGGCGGGATTTTCATCCTAGCCAATCCATCACTAATCGAATACGTGTCCAATGCAGCCACCCGCTTCGGCAACAGCCTGATCGATCTGCTCAAGAATTTATCGGTTGCCGAAATCCTGTTTTGCATGATGGTTGGTTACTTAGGATTTGGCTCCGTCCGTCCGCGTTTAGTCAAACCGCGTCCGGAAATTACAACCTTGGCTACGGCCGCCGAGGAACAACCCTCTAGCCTTTACGTTCCTTTTCGCAACTCGCTGCTGACGGTGGTTGCCTTGTTTGGCGTCTACCTTTGCTTCGAATTCAGCACGCTCTGGTTTCGTGATTTCCCTGAAGGTTTTTATTACGCGGGCTATGCTCATCGCGGAGCCGCTTGGCTGACGATTGCGTTGGGACTTGCAACGGTGGTGCTCTCATTCATTTTTCGCGGCGATACTTTGCTTGACCCGCGGCGTTCCCTGCTACGCAAACTGGCTTGGGCTTGGTCGCTACAAAACCTTCTGCTGGCCCTGTCCGTTTACAACCGCATGGCGATTTACATCGATTTCAACGGGATGACACGGATGCGAACGATCGGACTGTTTGGCATCACCACGGTCCTGGTTGGGTTCGTATTTGTACTGATAAAAATCATTCAAGAACGATCCTTCCTTTGGCTGCTCCGGCGACAGCTGTGGGTGCTTTCGTTGGCCGTTGTGATTTACGCATTACTGCCCGTCGACTGGCTAGTCCATCGCTACAACGTCAAACAAGTCATGGCGGGTGAAATCGCTCCGGCCGTCCAAATCAGTGTTCACCCGATCAACAACGAGGGCTACCTAGCTCTATTTCCGCTGTTAAACCACGACGACGAAATCGTACGCAATGGCATTCAGGCAATGCTGGCGAAGCGGTACCAATTCCTTCAATCGCAACGCCAGGATTCGGTTCATCAAACAAAGTGGACCGCTTACCAAGGTGCCGAAGTCACGCTGTGGAATCGCCTCACCGCAGAGCAAGCGGTTTTCCAATCCTACTTGGACGATCAGGCCGCCCAGGATTTAGCAATCAAAATGTTCGACCAGCACGTTGCGGAATGGTACTAA